A region from the Achromobacter seleniivolatilans genome encodes:
- a CDS encoding methyl-accepting chemotaxis protein, translating into MKITSLRNRILLITCFTVVGALVLSGVTTYQIVRSNMMDTISGNLDAIAAGNASAIERWSADKAQAVSATANVVEKGDPRGLTKLMGETNGFPISTIGWSDKTFFSTTQVAADYDPTARPWYKSAVAAGKLTVTKPYGDSGTGKLYVAFTAPLIRSGQTVGVLSGAVPLDGIQSIIKAIRPTPSSIAFVVANDGQVISHVDEKLALKPSTDVAAELTPAALAAMARDGAQPITVSLGGEEKLLKARHIPGTDWSLVIALDRAEATAGLTQVLNATLISVVVLTLLAVGIASVVTSRAFKRLSAVRDAMDTIGSGDGDMTHRLAVVGHDEVAQISSSFNAFVDKISHVMLDVRTGVQSMSAATSEIEMGNRDLSQRTETSAGSLQETSSALTQLTSSVRQTEETAEHATRLATQASSAAERGGQVVTDAVTTMSAISQSSQRITEIISVIDGIAFQTNILALNAAVEAARAGEQGRGFAVVAGEVRTLAQRSAASAQEIRTLIQASVENVKSGTERVQAAGSTMTEIVEGITRVQRLVTEIHGAMAEQSVGISQIDRSVSDMDQATQQNAALVEESAAASAMLNDQARGLAQTVSLFKLRADTQGAASKALALSHSAAAY; encoded by the coding sequence ATGAAAATCACCTCGTTGCGCAATCGGATCTTATTGATCACGTGCTTTACCGTTGTAGGCGCCCTGGTTCTTTCCGGGGTAACCACCTACCAGATCGTGCGCAGCAACATGATGGACACCATCTCGGGCAATCTGGATGCGATTGCCGCCGGCAACGCCAGCGCAATTGAGCGCTGGTCGGCCGATAAGGCCCAAGCGGTGTCCGCCACCGCGAATGTGGTGGAAAAGGGTGATCCGCGCGGCCTGACCAAGCTGATGGGCGAGACCAACGGTTTCCCGATTTCCACAATCGGCTGGTCCGATAAGACTTTCTTTTCTACCACCCAGGTAGCAGCTGACTACGACCCCACGGCACGCCCCTGGTACAAGAGCGCCGTCGCCGCCGGCAAGCTGACGGTGACCAAGCCGTATGGCGATTCGGGCACGGGCAAGCTCTATGTGGCCTTTACCGCACCGCTGATCCGTAGCGGACAGACGGTCGGCGTACTGAGTGGCGCTGTGCCGCTGGATGGCATCCAGAGCATCATCAAGGCCATCCGCCCCACGCCTTCCAGCATCGCCTTCGTGGTTGCCAACGATGGGCAGGTGATTTCGCACGTGGACGAAAAGCTGGCGCTCAAGCCGTCGACGGACGTCGCGGCTGAACTGACGCCTGCCGCCCTGGCGGCCATGGCGCGTGACGGTGCGCAACCCATCACGGTCAGCCTTGGCGGCGAAGAAAAATTGCTGAAAGCCCGCCACATCCCGGGCACAGACTGGTCGCTGGTGATCGCGCTTGACCGCGCCGAAGCCACTGCCGGATTGACGCAGGTCTTGAATGCCACGCTGATTTCCGTGGTTGTGCTGACCCTGTTGGCCGTTGGGATCGCCAGCGTGGTGACGTCTCGCGCATTCAAGCGCTTGTCGGCGGTGCGAGACGCGATGGACACTATCGGGTCTGGCGACGGTGACATGACGCACCGTTTGGCGGTTGTTGGCCATGACGAAGTCGCGCAGATTTCGTCGTCATTCAACGCGTTTGTCGACAAAATCAGCCACGTGATGCTGGACGTGCGCACGGGCGTGCAATCGATGTCGGCTGCCACGAGCGAAATCGAAATGGGCAACCGCGACTTGTCGCAGCGTACGGAAACGTCCGCAGGTTCCTTGCAGGAAACCTCGTCGGCCCTGACGCAATTGACTTCCAGCGTCAGGCAGACGGAAGAAACCGCCGAACACGCCACCCGCCTGGCCACGCAAGCCAGCTCGGCTGCCGAGCGCGGCGGCCAGGTGGTGACGGACGCTGTCACGACAATGAGCGCGATTTCGCAGTCGTCGCAACGCATTACCGAAATCATCAGCGTGATTGACGGCATTGCCTTCCAGACCAACATTCTGGCGCTGAACGCGGCTGTCGAAGCAGCGCGTGCCGGCGAACAGGGACGTGGCTTCGCGGTGGTGGCAGGCGAGGTGCGGACCTTGGCGCAACGCAGCGCCGCGTCGGCGCAGGAAATCCGCACGCTGATCCAGGCATCGGTTGAGAACGTGAAGAGCGGCACCGAGCGCGTGCAGGCAGCGGGTTCCACCATGACCGAGATTGTGGAAGGCATCACGCGTGTCCAGCGCCTGGTTACCGAGATTCATGGCGCCATGGCCGAGCAAAGCGTGGGCATCAGCCAGATCGACCGCAGCGTGTCCGACATGGATCAGGCAACGCAGCAAAACGCTGCGCTGGTGGAAGAGTCCGCCGCGGCATCCGCGATGCTGAACGATCAGGCGCGCGGGCTGGCCCAGACGGTGTCGCTGTTCAAACTGCGCGCCGACACGCAGGGCGCGGCTTCCAAAGCGCTGGCCCTGTCCCATTCCGCGGCCGCGTATTGA
- a CDS encoding HD-GYP domain-containing protein, which translates to MNRLQLSELIGALSHALDITEGQPEGHCIRCCWIGMHVGRELGLSDDELWGLYYTLLLKDLGCSSNAARICELYLTDDLSFKRDFKLVGDSLPKVLSFVFSHTGIKTPLAERFRSILNIMRNGGEFAQELIQTRCQRGAEIAKLLRFPASVSEGIYSLDEHYNGKGRPQGLAGNRIPLYSRIALLAQVIDVFHTSGGAQAALDEIRLRAGQWFDPQLVKAFSACADAEFWEVLASSDIDAAVLALEPASHVVTLDDDYLDDIAAAFGQIVDSKSPYTSGHSVRVALYVDLIAEGLGVDAGRRRWLKRGALLHDVGKLGVSNSILDKPGKLDEDEWTAVRAHAAYTESILSRIAAFRELADVSGAHHERLDGKGYPRGLVADEIGLETRIITCADIFDAITAERPYRGATPVEKTLQIMSENVGSAIDADCFQALKTALGRVPQEQFAAH; encoded by the coding sequence GTGAACCGCCTGCAGCTGTCCGAACTGATAGGCGCCTTGAGTCATGCCTTGGACATCACCGAGGGGCAACCAGAAGGGCACTGCATCCGTTGTTGCTGGATAGGGATGCACGTCGGCCGCGAGTTGGGCCTGTCGGACGATGAGCTGTGGGGCCTGTATTACACGCTGCTGCTCAAAGATCTGGGCTGCAGCAGTAATGCAGCGCGGATCTGCGAGCTGTATCTGACCGACGACCTGTCGTTCAAACGGGACTTCAAACTGGTAGGCGACAGCCTGCCAAAAGTTCTGAGTTTTGTGTTTTCACACACGGGTATCAAGACGCCGCTGGCTGAACGCTTCCGCAGCATCTTGAACATCATGCGCAATGGCGGCGAGTTTGCGCAGGAACTGATCCAGACCCGCTGCCAGCGCGGCGCGGAAATCGCCAAGCTGCTGCGTTTTCCCGCATCCGTGTCGGAAGGCATCTACAGCCTGGACGAGCACTACAACGGCAAGGGCCGGCCGCAGGGCCTGGCCGGCAACCGCATTCCGCTGTATTCACGCATTGCGTTGCTGGCTCAGGTAATCGACGTCTTTCATACGTCAGGCGGCGCCCAGGCGGCGCTGGACGAAATCCGCCTGCGCGCGGGCCAATGGTTCGACCCCCAACTGGTCAAGGCATTTTCCGCTTGCGCCGATGCCGAATTTTGGGAAGTGCTGGCGTCTTCGGACATTGATGCAGCGGTGCTGGCATTGGAGCCCGCGTCCCACGTGGTCACGCTGGATGACGACTACCTGGACGACATCGCGGCAGCGTTTGGCCAGATTGTGGATTCCAAAAGCCCCTACACCAGCGGACATAGCGTGCGCGTTGCGCTGTACGTCGATCTGATCGCAGAAGGGCTGGGCGTGGATGCCGGGCGGCGGCGCTGGCTCAAGCGCGGGGCGCTCTTGCACGACGTAGGAAAGCTTGGCGTCAGTAACAGCATTTTGGACAAACCTGGCAAGCTGGACGAAGACGAATGGACGGCAGTGCGTGCGCACGCGGCCTATACCGAATCCATCTTGTCGCGCATTGCCGCATTCCGCGAGTTGGCCGATGTGTCCGGTGCGCATCACGAGCGTCTGGATGGCAAGGGTTACCCCCGGGGCTTAGTGGCAGACGAGATCGGTCTGGAAACGCGCATCATCACTTGTGCCGATATTTTCGATGCGATCACAGCGGAACGGCCCTATCGCGGTGCGACGCCGGTTGAAAAAACGCTACAGATCATGAGTGAAAACGTGGGTTCCGCGATTGATGCC